The DNA region ACACAAATACAAACGGTTTCCTTAGGAATCACACTTTTACCTTCGGTCTTCATTACATAAACAGCGACGATGACCTTACGGATGGCGGTTTTACACTCTTCTTTGACGGAACTTACTCAAGTTACCAAAAGACCTACCCTTACCTCTTTAACTGGAGCGGTGGAATTGGGTTCTACTACACGAGCTACAGTAACACTGTGGATTTTAACGTCTTTCAGGTTACTCCCCACGCTACTTTCAGGCTTTTTTCGGACTATAAGAGGGGAGCTCTCTATACCGATGTGACCGGTTACGGCATCTACGTTGAGAACAAGAGTAAAGTAGGTCTTGGGGATAGTAACTACTACTCCTTGGATGTTGCCCTCAGGTATTACTACGGAGGGCTTGACGTTAAGTTCGGTGGCTGGGCAGGAGAGCAGGTCTTTGCCGTCAAGAACAGCGGTTTTGTGGTCTATAACCTTAAAGAAAAGTATAAGGGTGGAGTTTACGGAGAGCTTGGCTATACTTTCAGAAACGGCTTAAGAGTTTCTTTGAACCTTAGCATCAATAGGTACAAAGAGGTAGATACTGGAGAATCTGTTACTCAGACTGTAGGAACTCTTTCTGTTGGTTATAGATTTTAGTCTTTGGGGCGTATGCCCCGCTTTAAAGAGAGGTAAGGGAAATGAAGAGAGTTCTGACAGCAGTTTTCTTATTCTTTTTCCTCGGGACGTCGGCCTACCCGCTGACCTACGAGGAAATAAAGGAAGCTTACCAGAGTTCCTTTACTTACGAAAAAAGCGGTAACTACGAGGAAGCAATAAAGGCTTTAATGCCCGTCTATAAGAACTACCCTAACGGCTATACGGTGAACTTGAGGCTTGGATGGCTTTACTACTTGATTGGAAAGTATGCAAACTCTATTTACCACTATGAAAAGGCTTTAAAGAGCGTTCCATCCTCTGTTGAGGCGATGCTTGGGCTTTCACTACCCTACATGGCTCAGGGTCGCTGGGGCGATGTGGAGTCTCTTATGTATCGGCTTTTAAAGATTGATTACTACAACTACTACGGTAACTTGCGGCTGTCCTTTGCCTTGAGAAAGCTCAAAAAGTTTTCTGTGGCAGAGGCTGTGGCAAGGAAGATGCTCGCAATCTACCCTACTGATGTAAACTTCCTCAACGAACTTGCCATTTCTCTGTTCCATCAGGGGAAAAAGAGTTACGCAGAATCTCTCTTTAAGGATATTCTTATCCTTGACCCTGAAAACGTTATCGCCAAGGAGTATATGGAGCTCCTTAAAGGGAAGGGGGAGAAAAGAGAGGAAAAGGGCGAAAAGCTACGCCCTTCCCAAGCGTTTTAGTGCTTTAAGGCCTATATCCTTCCTGTAGTGCATTCCGTCAAAGTGTACCTTCTCTATCGCCCTATAGACGTTTTCCCTTGCCTCAACTATATCCTTACCAAGGGCTGTTACGTTTAGGACTCTACCGCCGTTTGTGACTACTCTTCCGTCTTTTACAGCAGTTCCGGCGTGGAAAATGACGACGTTGTCTAACTTCTCTGCCTCTTCAATTCCTGTAATTTCTTTTCCTTTCTCATACTTTCCGGGATAACCCTTAGAGGCAAGGACAACGCATATCGCAGTTTCGGGAATCCAAGAGAGTTCATCTATTAGCTTTCCGTCTATTACGCTGTTAAACACCTCTACGAGGTCTGTTTTTAACCTCCTGAGGATTACCTGAGCCTCGGGGTCTCCGAACCTAACGTTAAACTCAAGAACCTTTGGTCCTTCTTCAGTAATCATAAGCCCTGCGTAGAGGATACCCTTGAAGGGGTGCCCTTCTTCCCTCATACCTTTTAGTATTGGTTTTATAACCTTTTCCTGAACCTCTTTCTCCATTTCCGGAGAGAGGACAGGGGCAGGGGAGTAAGCGCCCATTCCTCCGGTGTTTGGTCCTTTATCGCCATCAAACACCTGCTTGTGGTCCTGAGAAGTTGCCAGTGGGATAAACCTTTCACCGTCGGTTACTACAAGGTAAGAGGCCTCTTCACCTACTAAGCAGTCCTCTATTACAACTTTATTGCCGGCCTCACCGAAGACTTTCTCTACCATTATCTTCTCAACTGCCTCTATTGCCTCTTCAACGGTCTTGGCGACCGTAACTCCCTTTCCTGCGGCAAGTCCGTCTGCCTTTACGACTATGGGAGCTCCCTTCTCCTTTATGTAGGCCTTTGCTTCTTCAGGGTTATCAAATACCCTGAAGTCTGCTGTAGGAACTCCGTACTTTCTCATCATCTCTTTTGCAAAGGCCTTACTTCCCTCAAGCTGTGCGGCTGCTTTTGTAGGGCCAAAAATCTTAAGGCCTCTCTTTTCAAACTCATCAACGATTCCTGCAACTAACGGTGCTTCAGGACCTACTACTGTGAGGTCTATTCCCTCTTTTTCTGCAAATTCGGCAAGGGCTTTTATATCTGTTACCGGAATGTTTACGCACTCTCCGATTTTTGCTATTCCGGGGTTCCCGGGAGCTCCAAAAACTTTCTTTACAAGGGGACTTTGAGCCAACTTCCACGCGAGGGCGTGTTCTCTTCCACCTGAACCTACTACAAGGACTTTCATTTCCGTTCTCCCCTTTACTCAAATTCCTGCGAAATTATAACAGTATTCCCGACGCTTTTTACAACTATGCGGTAACGTTTTTTGCGAGTGTTAAAGCCTGTTCTGCCTGCTGTAACTTTCTCTACGTAACTGAGGGTTTCTCTGTATGGAGGTATTCCCCCGTATTTATCTACAGTTCCAGCTCCTGCATTATAGGCCGCAATTGCAAGCTTCCAATCTTTATACTTCCAATAGAGCCTTTTAAGGTACTTTGCTCCTGCGTTTAGGTTTTCGTCAATGTTAAAAGGATCCTTCACGCCGAGCTCCTTAGCCGTCTGAGGCATGAGCTGGCAGAGCCCCATTGCCCCTTTGGGCGAGACGGCTTTAGGGTTAAAGTTTGATTCAGCCTTCACGAGGTTTAAAAAGAGCTCTTCAGGAATTCCATACTTCCTCGCGTAGTAACGAACTTTCTCTTTTATCTTCCTTAGCTTATCCTCTTTCGGCTTTTTAAACCGCTTTTCGCCCTCGCCGACGATGTAAATCGTGCCGTTCTTCGTGTAAACCTTTATCCAGCCGTAGGCCGGATGGGCGAAGCTACTAATTAAGGAGATACATAAGGTTAAAACTTTTAACCTGTCCATTGAGAATTCTCACAATTGTGCTTAACGTCTCTTTGGTTTCCTCGCCTATTAACTTTTGGAGGAGCGTCTTTTTGGGCTTTACTTCGTAAACTTTGGCATCTGGGGCTTTTGCAAGCTCCTTAGCGATTTCTATAGCTCTTTCAAAGTTACCGAGCTCGTCAACAAGTCCTATTTCTTTCGCCTTTCTGCCCGTGAACACCCTTCCGTCGGCGATTTCCTTGACTTTCTCTATTGGCAGTTTTCTACCCTTTGCGACCGCTTCAACAAACTGCATGTAGGAGTCGTTGATGAGTTCCTGAAGAACTTTAAGGTCTTCCTTTTTAGGTTCTTTGAAAGGATTGAGGAGGTCTTTAAACTTTCCGCTCTTTACTGTTACTACCTTTATTCCCCACTTGTCTGCCAGCTCTTTGACGTTATACGTCTGCAGTATAACGCCGATACTGCCAGTAATAGTTCCGGGGTTGGCAACTATTTTCGTTGCTGGGACGGATATGTAGAGTCCTCCTGAGGCAGCAACGCTTCCCATTGAGACGACTACAGGTTTTTTCTTAGTAATCTCCTCTACCTTGTCGTGGATTTCTTGACAGGCGCCGACAACTCCGCCGGGGGAGTTAACGCGTAAAACTATTGCTTTAACGCTTTTGTTCTTTTCAAGCTGGTTGAGAAGTTTTATGTAGCGCTCAGAGGAGCTAATTACTCCCTCAACCCTGACAACTCCTATTTTGTTGCCCGTTATTGAGGTTTCGGGTAGGAAAAGGACCTTTGTGATGGTAAAGACGATAAGGGCAAAGAAGATTACTCCGAGCGTCATAAAGAAAGCTCTTATTTTTCCCATCTTACTCTCCGTTTACTTTGAAGTGTTCTTTTACAAATTTATATCTCAATTCTGGCGGGATTTTTGAAAGGAGCTCCCTGTTTTCCTTGTTCCCTTCAGGTAGAGGGAATCCTAAAAGCTTAGAGAGGTCTTCCATTTTCCTTAGCCTCTCCGCTTTTGCAACTATTGAGGCTGCTGCAACTACAGGGTCTGATTCTGCTTTGGGAACCACTTTAAATTCTACGTTGGGAAAGTTTTCTTTGAGGATGTTTTCTATTCTCTCACTGAACTTATCAACTATAACCCTTTTTACCTTGTATTTTTCTAGTAATTTTCCAATAACCTCTTTATAGATGTCCTCTAACATCCTGTTAACGTTGCCGTATTTTTTGTAAAGCCTGTTGTAGTTTTCAGGCATTAAAACCTTTACGTATCCGTGGCAGTGCTTTTTTATCTCCTCTGCCATTTCCTTTAACTTCTTGTTTGGTAGTTTTTTTGAGTCCTTTACGTCAAGGGAGAGGAGTTTCTTTATGCAGTCTTCGTTTGCGTATATGCAGCTAACCACTAAGGGGCCTACAAACTCCCCCTTACCGGCCTCATCGCACCCTATCCTTGGTGAAAGGTCTATTTCTTTAAAGAGGAGCTCTAAAAACCTCTTTTTTAATTTTTCCCCATCTTTGCCGCCAAAAACAACGCTTCCTGATTCGTAGATTGTGACTATTCCGTCGTCAAGCCTTAGGCGGTATAGCGCGTAGGCTGGTGGCTCCTCGTGGATGGCTCCTTCTGAAAGGAGTTCGTTAACTACCTTTTCTATTTTCTTTCTTTCCAGCTTCAACTTTGCTACCTCATGTTTAGTTCAATGCCTATACCGAACTCTACTCCGTAGTAGCTGTTGTACTTTGTTTCAAGGTAGTGGCGGTCCGTTAAAAAGTACTGTAGACTTCCTCCGTACTCCGGTTTCTGTCCGGTCGTTTCGTAGCCGATTAGTTTAAACCTTTGGCCAAGTTTTTTTACGATGGATACTTTCGCAACAGTTTCCCCGTACTTCGTTATGTAAGGTTCAATGGAAAAGCTCTCAAGTCCTAGGGTACGCTTAAACTGTTTTTCTAAGGGTTTTAGGAATGAGGCTGTTGCGTAGTAGGCAATCTGGACTGCAGGGAAGAGTTCCGAAGATTCTTCTATCTGCTCCGGAGTTGCTCCTGTCATTATGAGGTTAAGTATCTGTTCTCTCGTAAGGGGCGGGTCTGAGGTTAGGAAGAGCTTAGGCTCTTTAAAGCTACCCTTTATATTCATGTAGATGTAGTAGCCTGAGATGTAGGTACTTGCCAGTATATCAACAGAGCCTTTTTCTTCAGCTAAGTTGTCTATTATCCCAGTTCCGTATAGAACCTTGAACTTCTTTCCCATGTAGTCTATGGATCCCTCTATACTCGTAAAGCTTCCGCTTATAACCGGTTTCTTATTGACCGTTTCTACCTTTAGCCTTGGGAGTATTTTCATCTGGAATACTGGAGATTTTAATGTAACAGGGTCTGCAAAGTTTAAGCTAATGGAGAGTTTGATGGGAAGCTCAGGAGAATTCTTACCCTTGCCTTTTTTACTCTTTTCCCCAAAGAGCACTTTTGTTTTTAGCAGGTTGAACTTTCCAGAAAAGTTTTTACCCCTTAGCGTTCCGTTGCCAGAAATTACGCTTTTCCACAGAGAGAGCTCCCCTATAGGCACTTCGGAAACAGAAACGATGAGCTCCTCCTGAGTTCCGCTAATGACTATGCTTCCGTCACCAACAGAAATCTCTGCAGAGATTTCTTTAAGCTTTCCGTCTTCTAATTTCCCGTTTAGATTGACGAGGTTGAGTTTCTCAAGGATATAGTCAACTTTCCCTTCTACTCTGCTGGCAGAGATGGAGAGCGAGTAGTGGAGCTCCTTGTCGTACTTGAAGTTCCCTTGCAGTAGGAGGTTCCCTTTTACGTACTTTATTCCTTTCCTTATGTCTTTCAGGTAAAGGAGGCCTTTTATTCCGGTCTCTGCGTTCAGTTTTCCGCTAACTTTTCCTTCTTCCAGTTTTATCTCCTCAAGCTCAACCCAGCCGTCAGTGTAGGAGAGCCTGCACCCTGAGATTTCTGGTTTTCCCCCCTTTAGCGTTATGTATATACCAGAGATGGAAAAGAGCTTGTAAAACTCCTTTGGCTTTATTTCAAATGCGGGTACTGTTATTTGGCCGTCTAAGCTACTTAAGCTCAGGTTGATAAAGGATGTCTTTACTAAGACTCTCCCGGCTGGAGTCTTAAACTCTATACCTCTTAGTATACCGGTCAGGTGAAACTTGTTCCTATAGGCAAGGAGCCTTAAAGTGCTGTTTTCTCTTTCAAGAGCAAGATAGCCGGTACCGGATGGTTCTTCTAATATTCCTTGAGCCTTGAAGGTAAGTGGTTCTGAAAGATAGGGATGGTTTACCTTTACGTTTCCGCTTATTTGGGCGGTTATGGAGTTTAGAGTGCCAGATATAGAAGTTGTAATACTTCCCTCGGCTACTAAATCTTTCTTAGCGAACTTACCCTTTACCTTTATCTCGCCCTCTACTGTTTGATTTCCGAGGTCGGTTCTAACTGTACCGGATATTAGGCTTTCGGGAATCTTAGGATATTTGACTCCGTTAAATGATACGTTCAGTATTTTGTTCTTTAGTAGGAGTGAAAACTCTCCCTCTGTAAACTCGCTTCCTTGCAAGTTAACTCTCCTGTTCTTGCCGGCAAGTAACACCCAGAGGTTTCCATCTATGTAGTTGATGTAGCCACTGACGTCTTTGGCACTTCCAGAGAGATTCGCTAAGTTATACCTTCCGGAGGCGTTTTCTATTTTTACCTTTACATCTATGTTCTCCTTTAGGTCTTTAACGTTTTTAGAGTCAAGAGAAAAGCTTCCTGTTGCGATGCCTGAGAGCTCTAAGGGCAGGTTAATTTTGAAACTTTTTAGTACCGCTATCGGCATAGAAAGGGGGATTTCCTTGGCCTGTAGGGCTATGTGGAGCTCCATAGGCTCTTTAAGGTGAAGGCTGAGCTCTTCTAAGGTAATGTCTTCTTCTTTAGCCTTTCCCTGCACTTTCAGGTGGAAGTTAGAGAGAGCGATGTTTCCGTCTACCTTTCCTATGTAGACGCCTCTAAATCCGAAGTCAGGAACGCTAAAGGAGAAGTGTCCTTCCGGATTTTTTAGGCTTCCCTGCATTTTTCCTGTGAAGGATGCTTTACCTTCAAGACCTATTTTCCGAAGGAAATCAAATTCAGAGATTGGTAAGGAGTTGCCGCTAAAAGAAGCGTTGATTGCGAGCTCTGCAAGGTTTATAGTCCCTTCAGAGTTGACTTTATCTAAGTGGAGCGTGTAGTGGACAGTTTTTCTGTTTCCTTTGAGGTCTACGGAGCCTTTATCTTTAAAGCCCCTAAAGAAGAAATTTTCTATTTTGAGCTTTGCAGAGTAGTTTAAGTCCTCCTTTCCTGTGAGGGAGAAATCGCCCTTTCCTGTGAGAGTTACTTCTGGAATCCACCTTCCATACTTTTCCTTTACTTTGCTGATGGGGTAGAGACTGTCTATGTTAAATCTTTTAAGGTGGAAGCTCCCGGAGGTGTTGCTTTTAGAGCGCAGGAGGGTAAGTGATAGAGTGGTAGAATCAACTTGGAGCTCTAAGGCATCACAGGTGAGTTTTCCTCTTGAAGAAACATCGCTGAAGGGAGCAAGGGGAGTTTTTAACTCTTTTGCCCTTAGCTGCCACGAGAGGCTAGGGGAAGAGTAAGTGCCGTCTATAACGTAGTTTCCGCTAATTTCCTTAGCTACTACCTTTGCGATACTTATCCTATTTCCTGAAATGTTTCCCTTAATGGAGAGCTCTTTTAGGTTCAACCTTCCGTAGAAGGAGCTCTTTGCTTCCTGATAGGAAATAAGACCATTCAGTATTTCTATTTCTCTCCCTATTTTTCCTGAGATGGAGTAGTTTACAGGAGTTTCTGGAAGGGAAACTTTCCCCTCTAAAGAGAATGTGTTTCCGAGCTTTCTAAGGTTTATAGAAGTTTTAATGTTTTTAAACTCTATGGTTCCTTTAAGTTCAGCGTTTTCTAAGTCCTTTGTGAGAGAGACTCTTCCCGAGTAGGTAAGGTTATTAACTTTTAACGTGAAGTTTGGCAGTGTTATGCGGTTGCCTTCTACGGTTCCAATAGTTTCCGGTACTGTGAACTTTACGTTGCCTGACTCTCCTTTGATACCTTTAAGGAGAGCTCTCCTTTCGTCTATCTCAAGGCCTTTAAGGTGAAGGGTTGTTTTTCCTGACTTATAAAGGAGTTCTCCCAGCTTTAGTCTCTCTACGTAAAAGGGAAGCTTTACGGCCACTATCGGGAGGAATTCTCGCTCTTTCTTTACGGCTTTTTCTATCTGGAGTTTAGTTACGCTAATTTCTGAAAAGTGAGGGTGCAGTTTTTTTATACTCTCCCAGAGCCTTAGGGAGGTCTTTGCGTGGCTTACACTGAGCTTAAAAGTAGGCCTTGAGATGAAAAGCTTTTCTACCTTTAGAGTTACCTCACCTTTGCTAAATGAGATGGAAATTCCAGAGTATTCAACGCCCGTTATTTTCTTTTCCTGAAAGTAAAATACAGCTAAGTCCCTTACTACCAGTACTGAGAAGTAAACTAACAGGCTTAGTAGGATAAGTTTTAGAAGTCGGTGAAGCCTTCCCTTACGGAGAGACCTTAGTAGCTCTTTGAGGAGCTCCCTGTCAATCTTCACTGCCTATCTCCAGTGTTTCCCACTGTCTACAACGTGGGCAAATCCAGTCAAAGGTGTTTGTTTCGTATCCACAGTTTCTGCATTTAAACTCTTTCTTTCTATCTTTAAGGTCAAGTAGGAACTTCTCTATCTCCTCTACGACCTGTTTTCTCTTCCCGCTTTCCCACAGGAGGCGAAGGTAGAGCTCTTTGACTCTTGCATCGTTTGGGAATTCCTCGTTTAGCTTTTCAAGTATTCCAAGGGCTTCTTCTTTCCTGTTCTCCTTAATGAGCTTCTCAGCAAGGAGTTTTCCCGTAATAGCCAGAGTGCCTGTTTCTCTGATTATTTCGTAGAGTTTGTCTACCGATAGTCCTTCGTACTCATCAATTACTTTTAGAAACGGTGCCACGTGGCCGGGTGACAGTTTCATCCCTTGGATAGCTTTCCTGTAACCTTTCTCTTTCTCTCCAACGGCGTAGTAAAGCTTTGACATCACGTAGTAAAAGAGCGGAAGTGGAACGCGAATATCAAGCTTTCGTAAAAGACGAAAGGCTTTATCCGTTCTTCCCCTATCTATGTAGCTGTCGGCCAAGTAGAGCTTTGTGTGAACAAGCTCATCTAAAAATTCTCCTTTCAGTTCAACTGCCTTTTCAAGCAGGCTAACCGCCTCTTCAAGCCTGTTTGAGACTTTGTAAATTAAAGCGAGCTCGTAGTAAAAAAGGCCTTCTGAAGGAAAGAGGGAAATCCCTTCTTTTAGAGCTCTTTCTGCTCTGTCCAAGAAACCTGCTGCCCTGTAGGTAAGTGCAAGGTTTAGGTATAGGAGCTTCTGCTCGTTTTCTGAAAGTCTCTCTCCCTTAAGTTTTTCAAGTATTTTGAGACTCTTATAGTACTCTCCCTTCTCCTTTAAGAGGATCGCTAACGTGATGTAGGCGTTAACAGGACTATCTATGTCTATGTCTGGTAGATGTCTTATAAGGTCCTGCCTGTTTATTGAGAGCTCTTTAAGGTAGTCTGAAAAGGAGGTATCTTTCTTCCCGCTTAAAAATTTAAAGAGCTTTTGGAGCATCTCTATTCCCAAAAAGTCTTAAGTCTATCGTAGGTTTCGTCAAGGGATTGGGGAATGACCTTTACTCCTGCAGTTACAGGCATAAAGTTTGTATCGCCCAGCCACCGTGGGACGACGTGGTAGTGTATGTGGGTATCAACGCTGCCGCCAGATACTTTTCCAAGGTTTAATCCTATATTGAACCCATCTGGGTTGTAAGCCCGTTTTATTGCCCTTATAGAGCGCTTCAAGAGTTCGTCTATTTCTGCGAGCTCTTCGGGGAGTAACGATAAAAAGTCTCCTGTGTGCCTTATTGGGCATACCATCAAGTGTGCTGTGTTGTAGGGAAATCTGTTGAGTATGACTATGGCCTTCTTTCCCCTGTAGAGAAGTAGGTTCTCCCTGTCCCTTGAAGGGTCATCTTCTATTGCTCTACAGATAAAGCAGCCTTTTTCCTTTCCTTTTGTTACGTTACTTACGTACGATAGCCTCCATGGAGCCCAGATGACTTCCAACCTTGTCCTCCGTTACGGTTTTTTCTTTAGCAGATTATATCCGAATTTTTCGCTAACCATAAAATTTTACGTAAAAGTGTGCGTCCCATCAAAAATCTTTAACTATATGTCCTCTGTGTCGGTTGAATTTTAAATTAACCATAAAAATTTACAATTTAAGGCAAAACAAACAAAAATAAAAACACCTCCTTCCTTTTGCAAATACCCAAAAAAGCACAAAGAATAACGAGGACTCAAAGAAGTTAACACCACCCAAATAAACTTTCCCCTGTCCTGCCTACATTGCTAATGAAACAGATAAACGCAAGGAGATAACAAGTAACATCTACTCTTTGAAAGCCTCTATCAGTACCTAAGGTTCATCAGCCTTTTAAACCCTTCAACAA from Phorcysia thermohydrogeniphila includes:
- a CDS encoding tetratricopeptide repeat protein produces the protein MKRVLTAVFLFFFLGTSAYPLTYEEIKEAYQSSFTYEKSGNYEEAIKALMPVYKNYPNGYTVNLRLGWLYYLIGKYANSIYHYEKALKSVPSSVEAMLGLSLPYMAQGRWGDVESLMYRLLKIDYYNYYGNLRLSFALRKLKKFSVAEAVARKMLAIYPTDVNFLNELAISLFHQGKKSYAESLFKDILILDPENVIAKEYMELLKGKGEKREEKGEKLRPSQAF
- the purD gene encoding phosphoribosylamine--glycine ligase codes for the protein MKVLVVGSGGREHALAWKLAQSPLVKKVFGAPGNPGIAKIGECVNIPVTDIKALAEFAEKEGIDLTVVGPEAPLVAGIVDEFEKRGLKIFGPTKAAAQLEGSKAFAKEMMRKYGVPTADFRVFDNPEEAKAYIKEKGAPIVVKADGLAAGKGVTVAKTVEEAIEAVEKIMVEKVFGEAGNKVVIEDCLVGEEASYLVVTDGERFIPLATSQDHKQVFDGDKGPNTGGMGAYSPAPVLSPEMEKEVQEKVIKPILKGMREEGHPFKGILYAGLMITEEGPKVLEFNVRFGDPEAQVILRRLKTDLVEVFNSVIDGKLIDELSWIPETAICVVLASKGYPGKYEKGKEITGIEEAEKLDNVVIFHAGTAVKDGRVVTNGGRVLNVTALGKDIVEARENVYRAIEKVHFDGMHYRKDIGLKALKRLGRA
- a CDS encoding lytic transglycosylase domain-containing protein is translated as MDRLKVLTLCISLISSFAHPAYGWIKVYTKNGTIYIVGEGEKRFKKPKEDKLRKIKEKVRYYARKYGIPEELFLNLVKAESNFNPKAVSPKGAMGLCQLMPQTAKELGVKDPFNIDENLNAGAKYLKRLYWKYKDWKLAIAAYNAGAGTVDKYGGIPPYRETLSYVEKVTAGRTGFNTRKKRYRIVVKSVGNTVIISQEFE
- the sppA gene encoding signal peptide peptidase SppA; its protein translation is MGKIRAFFMTLGVIFFALIVFTITKVLFLPETSITGNKIGVVRVEGVISSSERYIKLLNQLEKNKSVKAIVLRVNSPGGVVGACQEIHDKVEEITKKKPVVVSMGSVAASGGLYISVPATKIVANPGTITGSIGVILQTYNVKELADKWGIKVVTVKSGKFKDLLNPFKEPKKEDLKVLQELINDSYMQFVEAVAKGRKLPIEKVKEIADGRVFTGRKAKEIGLVDELGNFERAIEIAKELAKAPDAKVYEVKPKKTLLQKLIGEETKETLSTIVRILNGQVKSFNLMYLLN
- the rnhC gene encoding ribonuclease HIII is translated as MKLERKKIEKVVNELLSEGAIHEEPPAYALYRLRLDDGIVTIYESGSVVFGGKDGEKLKKRFLELLFKEIDLSPRIGCDEAGKGEFVGPLVVSCIYANEDCIKKLLSLDVKDSKKLPNKKLKEMAEEIKKHCHGYVKVLMPENYNRLYKKYGNVNRMLEDIYKEVIGKLLEKYKVKRVIVDKFSERIENILKENFPNVEFKVVPKAESDPVVAAASIVAKAERLRKMEDLSKLLGFPLPEGNKENRELLSKIPPELRYKFVKEHFKVNGE
- a CDS encoding translocation/assembly module TamB domain-containing protein; protein product: MKIDRELLKELLRSLRKGRLHRLLKLILLSLLVYFSVLVVRDLAVFYFQEKKITGVEYSGISISFSKGEVTLKVEKLFISRPTFKLSVSHAKTSLRLWESIKKLHPHFSEISVTKLQIEKAVKKEREFLPIVAVKLPFYVERLKLGELLYKSGKTTLHLKGLEIDERRALLKGIKGESGNVKFTVPETIGTVEGNRITLPNFTLKVNNLTYSGRVSLTKDLENAELKGTIEFKNIKTSINLRKLGNTFSLEGKVSLPETPVNYSISGKIGREIEILNGLISYQEAKSSFYGRLNLKELSIKGNISGNRISIAKVVAKEISGNYVIDGTYSSPSLSWQLRAKELKTPLAPFSDVSSRGKLTCDALELQVDSTTLSLTLLRSKSNTSGSFHLKRFNIDSLYPISKVKEKYGRWIPEVTLTGKGDFSLTGKEDLNYSAKLKIENFFFRGFKDKGSVDLKGNRKTVHYTLHLDKVNSEGTINLAELAINASFSGNSLPISEFDFLRKIGLEGKASFTGKMQGSLKNPEGHFSFSVPDFGFRGVYIGKVDGNIALSNFHLKVQGKAKEEDITLEELSLHLKEPMELHIALQAKEIPLSMPIAVLKSFKINLPLELSGIATGSFSLDSKNVKDLKENIDVKVKIENASGRYNLANLSGSAKDVSGYINYIDGNLWVLLAGKNRRVNLQGSEFTEGEFSLLLKNKILNVSFNGVKYPKIPESLISGTVRTDLGNQTVEGEIKVKGKFAKKDLVAEGSITTSISGTLNSITAQISGNVKVNHPYLSEPLTFKAQGILEEPSGTGYLALERENSTLRLLAYRNKFHLTGILRGIEFKTPAGRVLVKTSFINLSLSSLDGQITVPAFEIKPKEFYKLFSISGIYITLKGGKPEISGCRLSYTDGWVELEEIKLEEGKVSGKLNAETGIKGLLYLKDIRKGIKYVKGNLLLQGNFKYDKELHYSLSISASRVEGKVDYILEKLNLVNLNGKLEDGKLKEISAEISVGDGSIVISGTQEELIVSVSEVPIGELSLWKSVISGNGTLRGKNFSGKFNLLKTKVLFGEKSKKGKGKNSPELPIKLSISLNFADPVTLKSPVFQMKILPRLKVETVNKKPVISGSFTSIEGSIDYMGKKFKVLYGTGIIDNLAEEKGSVDILASTYISGYYIYMNIKGSFKEPKLFLTSDPPLTREQILNLIMTGATPEQIEESSELFPAVQIAYYATASFLKPLEKQFKRTLGLESFSIEPYITKYGETVAKVSIVKKLGQRFKLIGYETTGQKPEYGGSLQYFLTDRHYLETKYNSYYGVEFGIGIELNMR
- a CDS encoding tetratricopeptide repeat protein; translation: MGIEMLQKLFKFLSGKKDTSFSDYLKELSINRQDLIRHLPDIDIDSPVNAYITLAILLKEKGEYYKSLKILEKLKGERLSENEQKLLYLNLALTYRAAGFLDRAERALKEGISLFPSEGLFYYELALIYKVSNRLEEAVSLLEKAVELKGEFLDELVHTKLYLADSYIDRGRTDKAFRLLRKLDIRVPLPLFYYVMSKLYYAVGEKEKGYRKAIQGMKLSPGHVAPFLKVIDEYEGLSVDKLYEIIRETGTLAITGKLLAEKLIKENRKEEALGILEKLNEEFPNDARVKELYLRLLWESGKRKQVVEEIEKFLLDLKDRKKEFKCRNCGYETNTFDWICPRCRQWETLEIGSED
- a CDS encoding HIT family protein; protein product: MEVIWAPWRLSYVSNVTKGKEKGCFICRAIEDDPSRDRENLLLYRGKKAIVILNRFPYNTAHLMVCPIRHTGDFLSLLPEELAEIDELLKRSIRAIKRAYNPDGFNIGLNLGKVSGGSVDTHIHYHVVPRWLGDTNFMPVTAGVKVIPQSLDETYDRLKTFWE